Sequence from the Flavobacterium sp. J372 genome:
TGTGATTATTTGTGAATACATCTGCTTTACAGGCATAATGCCGCCTCGTTTTGCCACAGCATAGAGTATACGCGAGCTGCCTTTTTCAATTTTTCCGTCAAGCACACGTTTCACCACAAGCACGGTAAGTAAAATACCCGCAATAGGCAGTATACTGTTTACATAAGGTAACTTTAAAAGTGTGCTTATATAATTGGCAAACAGGAAAACATAGTGCGCAAAAGATTTAAGTACAATCACGGCAAATGCCGTAGATATGGCCACCAATACACACGATAGGTAGATGAAATGCCTTTCCGACAGCAGGCTTTTCAGCAGGAATAGCATTGACTCGAGCCTGCGGAAATTGTTCCTGAAGAATAAACGGATACGCGCTGTAAAGCGATTGGGCATTTTGTATTGGTGATTTAAAAATGAAATGCTAATTTACTTCAAGATAAAAACCCTCGCAAATAAACACGTTGCCTATTTACATTTCCCCAAGCTTTTCTTTCGCGAAAGCCTGCAGCGCCTCAAAGAAAATTGTAAATTCTTCTTCAAATTCAGCATAAAACTCCCGCAGCTCGTTTACAGAACGCCCCATGCCTGATTTATTCTTGGTACGGTTGTCCATCTGTACCAATATTCGCGAAATGCCTTCAACGCTTTGGTAGCTCGTGAGCCAGTCGTGCTCAATCATATAGGGTATTATACCTTTTGTACGCTCGGTAAGTATGCCATAGTTGGTATGTAATGAACGGTAAAAATCCTGCGCGAAATCAGCCAGAGGCTTTTGGTGGTAACTTTGCCAGTTCTTCGCCAGGAAATGGTCATAAAAAATATCAACTATTACACCCGCATAGTGGTGATAGTTAGGGTGCAGGCGTTTTGTACTTTGGCGGAAAACCGGGTGCGCATCAGTAAAGCTGTCGATAGCGCGGTGCAGCAATATTCCTTTTTTACAAGAGGCGGGAACTCTTCCGGCTTGTGCCCATGTATGGTATCGCCCATAAAGTTGCCGATCTTCACCAGTTCATCATCGCCGGAAAGGTATATATGCGCTAAGAAATTCATAACCCTAAAATAGCTATTAGTTTTAACATGATGAAATGTAAAATATTATATTTGTTGCAACCAAAAACATTGAGTAACTAATGACACTAATCAAATCTATTTCAGGCATCAGGGGCACCATTGGCGGCAAGCCGGGTGACAACCTTACGCCGGTTGATGCCGTAAAATTTGCCTCGGCTTACGGTACATGGCTTAAAGGCTATGCCAACAAAGAAAAACTTACCGTGGTGATAGGGCGCGATGCGCGTATCTCCGGGCCTATGATACACAACCTTGTAGTGAACACGCTTATAGGTCTTGGCATTGATGTGGTAGATCTTGGCCTTTCTACAACCCCTACGGTTGAGGTGGCCGTGCCACTTGAGCAGGCTGATGGTGGCATCATCCTCACCGCAAGCCATAACCCAAAGCAATGGAATGCGCTAAAACTGTTGAACGAAAAGGGCGAATTCCTGAGTGGGGCAGAGGGTGCAAAAATTCTGGAGATAGCTGAAAAGGAAGCGTTTAATTTTGCCGATGTGGACAGCCTGGGCGAAGTGACATCAAACGACGCATTTATGGATATACATATTGACGAGGTGTTGGAGCTTCCGCTTGTTGATGCCGACCTCGTGAAGAAAGCAGGCTTTAAAGTGGTGGTTGACGGTGTGAACTCTTCGGGCGGCATCATCATCCCGAAACTTCTGGAACAGATGGGCGTTGAGGTAGTGAAACTGTACTGCGAACCAAACGGCCATTTCCCGCATAACCCCGAGCCGCTAAAGGAACACCTGGGCGATATCTGCGAACTCGTAGTGAAAGAAAAGGCACATTTTGGCATTGTTGTTGACCCGGATGTTGACAGGCTGGCTTTCATAAGCGATGACGGCGAAATGTTTGGTGAAGAATATACGCTGGTGGCAGTGGCTGACTATGTATTGAGCAAAACGCCGGGCAATACGGTGAGCAATATGTCGTCTTCGCGTGCACTTCGCGATATTACCCAAAAGCACGGCGGCAGCTACCAGGCCAGTGCGGTGGGCGAGGTAAATGTGGTGGAACTTATGAAGAAGACTAACGCAATTATTGGCGGCGAAGGCAACGGCGGCATTATTTACCCTGAGCTGCACTACGGGCGCGACTCACTTGTAGGCGTGGCGCTGTTCTTAACCTACCTTGCCGGGCAAAACATGACGGTGAGCCAGCTGCGTGCATCTTACCCGCAATATTACATGAGCAAAAACAAGATTGAGCTTACCCCGCAGATTGATGTTGACGCGATACTTGAAGGGATGGCCGATAAATATAAAAATGAAGAAATCTCGACTATTGACGGCGTAAAAATTGACTTTGCCGAAGAGTGGGTGCACCTGCGCAAGTCGAACACCGAGCCTATCATCCGTATATATACCGAGGCGCAGACCCAGGAAAAAGCCGATGCGCTTGCGGTACGCATTATTGATGAAATAAAAGCCGTGGCAGGAATTTAGTTTCAGTTGAAGTCACAGTCACAGTCACAGTTTAGAATGTCCGGTTGCTTCAGGCCGGGCATTTTTTATTTGAGATCAATTAGTCAAACATCGAACGAACAATAAGCCGCAAGTTTATGATTATTTTCTAATAAATGAAAATAATTTTAAAAAATAAATTTTTGAATGCATGTTAAGAGGTTGTTAATGGCTACCCTTTGATAAATTTGAAAGTACAGATTAATTGAAAGTATTGCCTTACAGATTTGAGTTGTTTAAGATAAATTTAAGAAAAACACTTTTTCGTGTTAATAGATGTTAACCTCCTGCATTATTCTTACAGATTCGAAACCTCTATCTTTGTAACTTTGCAACTCTGCAATTTCTAAAAATGAATATAAAACTCCTCGCCATTGGTAAAACTGACAATAAAGCATTGCAATCAATGATTGACGATTATATGAAAAGACTGTCGTTTTACGTTCGGTTTGAAATGATGGAATTGCCTGATATTAAGAACGTTAAGAGCTTAAGCGAAAGTCAGCAAAAGGATAAAGAGGGTGAGCTGATTTTGTCGAAACTTACGCCGACCGACCAGCTGATTTTACTTGATGAAAACGGCAAAAATTTCAGCAGTGTAGGCTTCTCGCAAGAGTTGCAAAAAAGATGAACAGCGGCGTTAAAACACTGGTGTTTGTGATAGGCGGGCCGTACGGTTTCAGCGATGCTGTCTACTCAAAAGCCCAAGGCAAAATTTCACTTTCTGCCATGACATTTTCCCACCAGATGGTCCGCTTGTTTTTTATCGAGCAGGTGTACCGTGCTTTTACAATTTTAAAAGGCGAGCCTTATCATCATCAATAGGTTAGGCCCTAGTTCTCAGCCACAAGCCACAAGCTGTTAGCTACCACATTTTAGATGCGAGTGAAGTTTGCTTTTGGCTAGTGGCTTTTGGCTAAATTCTTTAGAATGCTAACGCTTTCTTTCGCTTCCCTCACATCATGAACCCTTAATATTTTCGCGCTTTTTGAGAGAGCTATGGTATTTAAAACCGTAGTGCCATTCAGCGCTTCCTTAGGGCTGGTTTCCAGTAGTTTATATATCATCGACTTTCTTGAAATTCCGGCCAGGAGCGGCAGCCCCGTTATGCTGAACAGCTCCAGGTTTTGCATTACGAAATAGTTCTGTTCCAGCGTTTTGGCGAACCCAAACCCCGGGTCGATTATGATATCATTTATACCTGCTGCCCTGGCGGCCTCAATCCGCTGGCTGAAGTAAAAAAGCATCTCTTTAATTATATCATTGTACTGAGTTAACTTACTCATTGTCTGAGGTGTACCACGCATGTGCATCATGATGTACGGCACCTTCAACCGGCCAACGGTTGTGAGCATTTCTGCATCAAGCAGTCCTGCAGATATGTCGTTAATGATTGCCACACCGCTGTTTATGCAGGATTCGGCCACTTTTGCTCTGAAGGTATCTATGGAAATCATAGTTTCAGGGAAATGTTGCAAAACCAATTCCACCACCGGGATAATGCGCTGCAGTTCTTCATCTTCGCTTACAAAATCTGCGTTGGGCTTACTTGAATATGCCCCGATATCTATGAAGTCGGCGCCGTCAGCCAGCATCTTTTCCACTTGCGTAAGCAACTGGTCTTCATCACGATACTTTCCACCGTCAAAAAAAGAGTCAGGCGTACAGTTTAAGATGCCCATTACTTTGGGTTCGTTCAGATCTACCAGCTTTCCTTTACAGTTAATAAACATGTTCAGTTCTTTTTAGCGATTGCCTTTGTATAGCAGGCTTTTTTGCCTAATTTTGAAAAATTCAATACAAATATACCACTAAAAATGGGTTATAGTCCCGAGACTACTTCTGCTGAATATGACAAAGTAATTGCCGTTTGCAGGCAGTTGTTTATCAATAAGATGGCCGATTACGGCAGTGCCTGGCGCATATTAAGGCTGCCCTCACTCACCGACCAGATTTTCATAAAAGCCCAGCGTATACGCAGCCTTCAGGAAAATGCTGTACGAAAGGTAGATGAAGATGAGACAGGCGAGTTCATCGGTATAATTAACTACTCGATAATGGCGCTGATTGCCATAGATTTAGGTGTTGCCGACCAGCCTGACCTTGACGTTGCAGAAGCCACGAGGCTGTATGACGAAAAAGTCAACATCACGAAAACGCTAATGGAAAACAAAAACCATGACTATGGCGAGGCATGGCGCGATATGCGGGTGAGTTCGCTTACCGACCTTATTTTGCAGAAGCTCTTACGCGTAAAACAAATTGAAGACAATCAAGGCAAAACTCTTGTAAGTGAAGGCATTGACGCCAACTACCAGGATATGATAAACTACTCGGTTTTCGCATTGATATTAATGAAAAAATTCCAATAAAATATGAAGATCCTTACGCAAATATGCCGTGTTCTTGTAGGTGTACTTTTTATAATTTCAGGCCTTATCAAGCTGAATGACCCTGTAGGTTTTTCTTTCAAGCTGGAGGAATATTTCAGTGCCAATGTGCTGAACCTTACATTTTTAATTCCGTATGCTTTAGCAATGGCAGTTGCAATCGTGATATTTGAAGTATTGCTTGGCGTGATGCTTTTAGTAGGCTTTAAACGCAAATTTACGGTATGGAGCCTGCTTATCATGATAGTGTTCTTTACCTTCCTTACGCTTTATTCCGCCGTTACGGGTAAGGTTACAGACTGCGGCTGTTTCGGGGATGCGCTGCACTTAACGCCTTGGGAATCATTCACTAAAGACGTTATACTGCTGGTGCTGATACTCGTAATTTTCATAAACAGGAGATACATCAAAAAGATATTCAAAAAGCCTGTGGTTTACACCATTGTTGCTGCAGCTTTTGTATTCTGCTGCTTCCTTGCGTACCATGTACTGAATCACCTGCCAGTTATTGATTTCAGGGCGTATAAAGTTGGAACTGTTATCCGCGAAGGCATGGCAGTACCAGAAGGCGCCCCGAAAAGCGAGTATGCTATAACGTTTGTTTACAAAGTAAATGGGGTGGAGAAGGAGTTTACCGACAAGGAGCTTGACAAAATACCTGCTGATGCGGAATATGTTGACCGTAAAGAAGTTATGATTAAAGAAGGCTATGTACCGCCTATACACGATTTTGTACTGGATTTCAATGGTGAAGACATGACAGAGGCCGTGCTTAGCGAGCCTAAAATAATACTTGTGATATCGTATTTTCTTGAAAAAGCTAATGATAAAGGCCTTGCCAAAATACAGAAGTTTGCCGACGAAGCTAAAGCCAAAGGCTATAAAGTGATAGGGCTTACAGCAAGTGGCAGCGACGTGATTGAAGCTAAAAAGAAACAGCACGGCATCACTCTTGATTACTACACCTGCGACGCTACCACGCTGAAAACCATTGAACGCGCCGATCCAAGCATTGTCGTGCTGCGCAATGGTGTTGTAGCCCAGAAAGCACATTGGAATGATTTGGAGTTTTTGCAACTGAAGTAATTTGTTTAAGGTTTCAGGTTTAAAGTTTCAGGTTGATCAGATATTTTACATACAAACTAGGTTATGCGCTGCTTACGCTCTTTGGGGTAGTGACGGTAATATTCCTGCTGTTTACGGTGTTACCGGGCGACCCTGCGCGTATGATGCTCGACCAGAACGAGAACTCTGAGCAGCTGGCTATCATTAAGAAAAAATATGGGTTTGACCAGCCGGTTTCAAAGCAGTATTTGTATTATTTAAACGATCTGTCGCCTGTGTCTTTCCACAGCACGGATGCTGACAGTTACACTTACCTCACCGAAGGTAAATATACTGCTTTACAGTTGTTTACTGTTGGAAGGGTTACCACTGTTATAAAAACACCTTACCTGCGGGAGAGCTTCCAGAAAAGCGGAAAAAAGGTCACACAGGTTATTGGCGATACGCTGCCGAATACCATTGTTTTAGCCATCTTTGCCATCATCATTGCTATCATAATCGGGATTGCGCTGGGGGTGGTTTCGGCATTGTATAAAGACACCTGGATTGACCGCACCATTGCCCTGGTCAGCACGCTGGGCATGAGCCTGCCGTCGTTCTTCGCGGCTATATTATTTGCCTGGGTTTTCGGGTTTTTGCTGCACCGCTATACCGGTCTTGACATGACAGGCAGCCTTTATGAAGTTGATGATTTCGGTGAAGGCTCATACATCAAATGGAAAAACCTGATATTACCGTCAATTGTTTTGGGAATCAGGCCATTGGGCGTGGTGATACAGCTTATGCGAAACTCACTGCTTGAAGTTATGGGCCAGGATTATATACGCACCGCACGTGCCAAAGGCCTCAGCGAAGTTAAAATCATACGCCGCCACGCACTTAAAAATGCCTTAAACCCTGTGGTTACAGCTATTTCCGGGTGGTTTGCCTCAATGCTTGCAGGTGCAGTTTTCGTGGAATACATCTTCGGTTGGAACGGCCTCGGCAAAGAAGTAGTTGATGCCCTCAACACGCTTGACCTTCCGGTAATCATGGGTTCTGTACTGGTTATCGCTACAACATTCGTCATCATCAATATTATGGTAGACCTTATCTACGCGTATCTCGACCCAAGGATAAGGCTGGAGTAGTAGTTCACGAAAACGTTGCATTGAATTTAAATTAGCCTTCTTACAAAACTTCATTGATTTTCCTTTAAATTTGGTACACTTTTAAAATTTCAAACATGAAAAAATTATTTCTGCTGCCATTATTGCTGGTAGCGTTTATATCGTGCTCACAAGCGCAGCAAACTGAGTTTTCACCTGAAGTTCTTGCCGATGTAATGACATCGGTAGATGGCGAAGAACTGACTTTTAAAAATATACTTGACAAATACAAAGGCAAGACCGTTGTGATAGACGTTTGGGCGTCTTGGTGCCCTGACTGTATCAAAGGCATGCCAAAGGTGCAGGCACTGCAGCAGCAGTTCCCTAAGGCGGTTTTTGTGTTTCTTTCATATGATAAAACAGACGAGTCTTGGAAGAAAGGCATTGAGAAATACCGTGTGGTTGGCGAACATTACCACATAGGCCCGAACATGAAAAAAGGCGCTTTCTCTGAAGGTATAAAGCTTGACTGGATTCCGCGCTACATGGTAGTTGATAAAACCGGGAAAATAGCCCTGTTTAAAGCCATTGAGGCAGATGATGCCAAACTTATTGAGACACTAAAAAAACTTAAATAATGAGAAAAAAGATTGTTGCCGGCAACTGGAAAATGAACAATGATGCCGCACAGGCAGAAGCGCTTATAGATGCGATAATCAATAAAAAGCCTGATACTTCAACAAAAGTTGTCATAGCTCCGCCGTTTGTATCGCTTCAGGCTGCAGTAGCGCAAACGAGAGGCACGAATATAATTGTAGCGGCACAGAATATGCACCAGGCAGAGAACGGCGCTTACACAGGCGAAATCTCAGTCAACATGCTGAAGGGCATCAATGTGAATACCGTTATCCTTGGCCATAGTGAGCGCAGGGCTTATTTTGGCGAGACGAATGCATTGCTGGCCGAAAAAGTAAATACCGCGCTTAACCATAACCTTACCGTAATCTTCTGCTTTGGCGAAGAATTGGCCGACAGGCAGACAGGCTCGCATTTTGAGGTGGTCGAGCGCCAGCTGCGAGAAGGCCTGTTCCATATTTCTGAGAGTGACTGGAGTAACATTGTGTTGGCGTATGAACCGGTTTGGGCTATAGGCACAGGTGAGACTGCATCACCCGAGCAGGCACAGGAAATGCATGAATTTATCAGGACATTGCTTCGCAACAACATTGGCAGCAAGATTGCAGAAGACACTTCTATACTCTACGGCGGAAGCGTAAAGCCTGACAATGCATCTGAAATTTTCTCAAAACCTGACGTTGACGGTGGCCTCATAGGTGGCGCCTCGCTTAAGGCAGATGATTTTGTAGGAATCATCAAAGGGATGGCATAATTGCTGGAATTCAGAGTTATACAGATTGAAAGCGTTCTTAACAGGGCGCTTTTTTTGTTATGTAAATATTAAGTTGTCATCAAAATCTTTACACTGCGGCAATTATTTAATAAACAAAAGAGCCTTTTACTTTTACTGCGCTTAATACCCAGGTAACATAGCTGTGTGAATTTTACCGGAATTATTAAAACCAATTCTTACAATGACACACAACTACAAAAAAGTCTTTTTGCCGCTGCTATTGCTCACGGCATTTATGGCACAGACGCAGACATTGCTGCACTCCTGGAATTTCAACAGCTTGCCCACGGGTACCATAACTACCGCCGTGGCAGCAGATTACTCACTTCCGTCAGGCACAACATCAATCACTTATACCGGTACTGGCGCCGGTTATATTGACCGTGTTGACGGCGACCTGCTAAATGCAGAAACCGGCGTAGTGGCAGGTTTTGCCCTCCGCCCGAGAAACCCCTCTAACACGCGCGAACTGCTTATAGCTTTCCCGGCCACAGGGTATAAAAACCTGGTAATGACATTTGCCACTACAAAAACAGCCCAGGGCGCTACAGAGCAAACGTATTCATATAGCCTTGACGGCGGCGCTACATACAGCACAACAGGCCTGCCTGTAACTTCTTATAATCCTGTAACAGATGTATATAACCTGGTAACCCTTGATTTCTCTGCAATTGAAGGGATTGACAACAATCCGAACATAATAGTAAAGATAAATTTTGGTGGTACAACTGCTGCCGGATCTAGCGGAAACAACCGTTTTGACAACATTGCAATTAAAGGAAACCTTATACCTGCAGAACAGCTGGTGCACTACTGGAATTTCAATTCGCTGCCTGCAGGTACAATTACAACTGCAATTGCGGCAGATGAGTCTTTGCTGAACCCTGCAAACACTTCAATAACCTATCCCGGTACAGGCGCAGGCTATGTTGACAGGGTTGACGGTGACCTGCTGAACATACAAAACGGAGCTGTGGCAGGATATGCGCTTCGCCCGAGAAACCCTTCAAACACGCGTGAACTGCTTATTGCATTCCCGACAACAGGTTATGAGGATATCAAAGTAAGCTTTGCAACCACAAAAACAGCACAGGGCGCAACGGAGCAAACCTATTCATACAGTATTGACGGCGGTACTACATTTATAACTGCCGGATTACCGGTTACATCTTACAATCCTGTTACAGATGTTTACAACCTTGTAACCCTAGATCTTTCGTCAATAACTGCTGTTGACAACCTTGGCAGCCTGATCATCAAGGTAAATTTTGGCGGTGCAACGGCTGCAGGCACCAGCGGCAACAACAGGTTTGACAATATTACAGTACACGGCAGGCCAACAGGGAATACAGCGGATATTACACCTCCGTCAGTAGCTTTCAGCCCGGCAAATAATGCAGTCAATGTTCCGGTAAATAGTGCTATCACAATCACCATCGATGAGCCCGTAAGGCTTTTGGATGATTCAGCTATTGACAATACAAATATTGACGCCATTGTAGAATTTCGCCTAGGCGGCCCGACAGGTACACCTTTGGCTTTTGATGCTACATTTACAAACAACATTATTACAATCATACCGCAGCCAAATGTAGATTTAACCAATAACCAGGAATATTATATAGCCCTGCTTGGTAATACAATCGAAGATTTGAGCGGTAATGCCATTACAACAACTAAATCTTCAACATTCAAGACAATTGCTCTGCAAACGCCTCTTACCGCAGGAGACATAATTCCGGTGGCTTACAGGATGAATGCTACAGGAGCTGATGATGCCATTGCGCTTCTTACGCTTGTTGATATCGCACCGGGTACATTTTTTAATGTTACCGATGCCAAGTATACAACCAATGCACAGGCACAATGCGCAGGCGGGCTTACCTGGACAGCAACAACATGTGTACCTGCAGGCACGGTTATCGTGATCCAAAATGACGTTCCTTCGGCAAGTACAGGTACTGTTTCAGGAGCAAGTTTCGGGCTGAGCTCAGGTGGAGACCAGGCAATTGTTTATACCGGAACACCTTCAGGACCAAATTATATTACAGCGCTTACATCAAACGGATGGGCAGCCACAAACACAGAGTGCGGCGGAAGTTTATCAATGCTTCCGGTTGGGCTTGTTGATGGTGTTTCTTCAGCAAACCTTAGTACAGCGCCGGGTAGTATAGCCGGTAATGCCGTAAACGCATTTTATGATGGCCCTATGACTGGTACACCTGCCATTATAAGGGCAGAGGTGCTTAACCCTGCCAACTGGGTAGCCGTTGCCGGTAGCACTGCGCCGCAAACATGGCCTGTATGGATGTTCCCTGGTTCGCCAACGGTACAGTCGGCTACAGTTACAAACAGCACTACCATCACCCTTACTTTTAATAACCAGCTCGATGCAGTATCTGCCGTAACACTTACCAATTATACAGGTGTTGAGGGGCTTGCATCAGCAGCACTTAATGGTAATACAATAACACTTTCATACAGCACGCCATTTGCTTCAGGAAACAACTATATGCTTACAGTTAACGGCGTGACTGATGCCAACGGCCTGCAGATGGCTTGCGCTTATACGTTTAGCTTCAGCTATAATACAACCATTAAATTTGATACTGACTTTATAGTGGTTAGTGAAAATGCAGGTACACTCTCGCTTAACCTTACACTTGCAAACCCTGCAACAGGCTCGGTTGACCTTGTACTTAAGGGGGCGCCTTTCAGTACTGCTGATGCCGGAGACTTTACCTACACCACGCAGACGCT
This genomic interval carries:
- a CDS encoding ABC transporter permease, with the protein product MIRYFTYKLGYALLTLFGVVTVIFLLFTVLPGDPARMMLDQNENSEQLAIIKKKYGFDQPVSKQYLYYLNDLSPVSFHSTDADSYTYLTEGKYTALQLFTVGRVTTVIKTPYLRESFQKSGKKVTQVIGDTLPNTIVLAIFAIIIAIIIGIALGVVSALYKDTWIDRTIALVSTLGMSLPSFFAAILFAWVFGFLLHRYTGLDMTGSLYEVDDFGEGSYIKWKNLILPSIVLGIRPLGVVIQLMRNSLLEVMGQDYIRTARAKGLSEVKIIRRHALKNALNPVVTAISGWFASMLAGAVFVEYIFGWNGLGKEVVDALNTLDLPVIMGSVLVIATTFVIINIMVDLIYAYLDPRIRLE
- a CDS encoding DUF1599 domain-containing protein, which translates into the protein MGYSPETTSAEYDKVIAVCRQLFINKMADYGSAWRILRLPSLTDQIFIKAQRIRSLQENAVRKVDEDETGEFIGIINYSIMALIAIDLGVADQPDLDVAEATRLYDEKVNITKTLMENKNHDYGEAWRDMRVSSLTDLILQKLLRVKQIEDNQGKTLVSEGIDANYQDMINYSVFALILMKKFQ
- the glmM gene encoding phosphoglucosamine mutase, which codes for MTLIKSISGIRGTIGGKPGDNLTPVDAVKFASAYGTWLKGYANKEKLTVVIGRDARISGPMIHNLVVNTLIGLGIDVVDLGLSTTPTVEVAVPLEQADGGIILTASHNPKQWNALKLLNEKGEFLSGAEGAKILEIAEKEAFNFADVDSLGEVTSNDAFMDIHIDEVLELPLVDADLVKKAGFKVVVDGVNSSGGIIIPKLLEQMGVEVVKLYCEPNGHFPHNPEPLKEHLGDICELVVKEKAHFGIVVDPDVDRLAFISDDGEMFGEEYTLVAVADYVLSKTPGNTVSNMSSSRALRDITQKHGGSYQASAVGEVNVVELMKKTNAIIGGEGNGGIIYPELHYGRDSLVGVALFLTYLAGQNMTVSQLRASYPQYYMSKNKIELTPQIDVDAILEGMADKYKNEEISTIDGVKIDFAEEWVHLRKSNTEPIIRIYTEAQTQEKADALAVRIIDEIKAVAGI
- the tpiA gene encoding triose-phosphate isomerase, whose translation is MRKKIVAGNWKMNNDAAQAEALIDAIINKKPDTSTKVVIAPPFVSLQAAVAQTRGTNIIVAAQNMHQAENGAYTGEISVNMLKGINVNTVILGHSERRAYFGETNALLAEKVNTALNHNLTVIFCFGEELADRQTGSHFEVVERQLREGLFHISESDWSNIVLAYEPVWAIGTGETASPEQAQEMHEFIRTLLRNNIGSKIAEDTSILYGGSVKPDNASEIFSKPDVDGGLIGGASLKADDFVGIIKGMA
- a CDS encoding choice-of-anchor I family protein, whose product is MTHNYKKVFLPLLLLTAFMAQTQTLLHSWNFNSLPTGTITTAVAADYSLPSGTTSITYTGTGAGYIDRVDGDLLNAETGVVAGFALRPRNPSNTRELLIAFPATGYKNLVMTFATTKTAQGATEQTYSYSLDGGATYSTTGLPVTSYNPVTDVYNLVTLDFSAIEGIDNNPNIIVKINFGGTTAAGSSGNNRFDNIAIKGNLIPAEQLVHYWNFNSLPAGTITTAIAADESLLNPANTSITYPGTGAGYVDRVDGDLLNIQNGAVAGYALRPRNPSNTRELLIAFPTTGYEDIKVSFATTKTAQGATEQTYSYSIDGGTTFITAGLPVTSYNPVTDVYNLVTLDLSSITAVDNLGSLIIKVNFGGATAAGTSGNNRFDNITVHGRPTGNTADITPPSVAFSPANNAVNVPVNSAITITIDEPVRLLDDSAIDNTNIDAIVEFRLGGPTGTPLAFDATFTNNIITIIPQPNVDLTNNQEYYIALLGNTIEDLSGNAITTTKSSTFKTIALQTPLTAGDIIPVAYRMNATGADDAIALLTLVDIAPGTFFNVTDAKYTTNAQAQCAGGLTWTATTCVPAGTVIVIQNDVPSASTGTVSGASFGLSSGGDQAIVYTGTPSGPNYITALTSNGWAATNTECGGSLSMLPVGLVDGVSSANLSTAPGSIAGNAVNAFYDGPMTGTPAIIRAEVLNPANWVAVAGSTAPQTWPVWMFPGSPTVQSATVTNSTTITLTFNNQLDAVSAVTLTNYTGVEGLASAALNGNTITLSYSTPFASGNNYMLTVNGVTDANGLQMACAYTFSFSYNTTIKFDTDFIVVSENAGTLSLNLTLANPATGSVDLVLKGAPFSTADAGDFTYTTQTLQFTGTSSLTQTINIPIIDDAVAEQQAEYFVLSLENPVGLTITGETLATIYIKDNDVQAPQPSQSIQLDYVVSFDPSGAGSSTCEIVVHDPASQRLFTTSAVAGYLDIINFANPAAPVVINSINMNPYGGVTSVAVKNGIVAVASPNAQEHLDGSVVFLNTDGVFQKQVTVGALPDNISFTPDGTKVLTANEGQPNSDYTIDPEGSVSIIDISGGISSLTQANVTTLGFQAYNEPTAEAALIASGVRKLKLTSTMSQDFEPEYITVSADSQKAWVTLQENNAIAEINLATNTITSVWALGTKDMSIPGNGFDISDNNNQVLIANWPIKAYYIPDAVASYNVGGTNYIVTANEGDEKEYTGFVERTTVGTGSYLLDAVSYPQAVMLKKSHNAGRFRVSNLNGNTDADAEFEQIYAVGTRSFSIFNADTKQLVYDSGDDFEMYTSMEPSINALFNSDSESNSFKNRSRAKGPEPEGVAIAEIAGRTFAFVSLERVGGVMVYDVTDPTAPVFVDYKNSRSVSAYTGDHGPEGITFINSAQSPDGKNYVIVANEISGTLTIFEVDTTNLGTGSFTAETKTFNVFPNPNVDGIAYFNRAADIEVYDFSGKLVHSAKQALTLNTSMMASGIYLIKTSEGIVKKLIVK
- the folP gene encoding dihydropteroate synthase, translating into MFINCKGKLVDLNEPKVMGILNCTPDSFFDGGKYRDEDQLLTQVEKMLADGADFIDIGAYSSKPNADFVSEDEELQRIIPVVELVLQHFPETMISIDTFRAKVAESCINSGVAIINDISAGLLDAEMLTTVGRLKVPYIMMHMRGTPQTMSKLTQYNDIIKEMLFYFSQRIEAARAAGINDIIIDPGFGFAKTLEQNYFVMQNLELFSITGLPLLAGISRKSMIYKLLETSPKEALNGTTVLNTIALSKSAKILRVHDVREAKESVSILKNLAKSH
- a CDS encoding BT_3928 family protein, which encodes MKILTQICRVLVGVLFIISGLIKLNDPVGFSFKLEEYFSANVLNLTFLIPYALAMAVAIVIFEVLLGVMLLVGFKRKFTVWSLLIMIVFFTFLTLYSAVTGKVTDCGCFGDALHLTPWESFTKDVILLVLILVIFINRRYIKKIFKKPVVYTIVAAAFVFCCFLAYHVLNHLPVIDFRAYKVGTVIREGMAVPEGAPKSEYAITFVYKVNGVEKEFTDKELDKIPADAEYVDRKEVMIKEGYVPPIHDFVLDFNGEDMTEAVLSEPKIILVISYFLEKANDKGLAKIQKFADEAKAKGYKVIGLTASGSDVIEAKKKQHGITLDYYTCDATTLKTIERADPSIVVLRNGVVAQKAHWNDLEFLQLK
- a CDS encoding TlpA disulfide reductase family protein — encoded protein: MKKLFLLPLLLVAFISCSQAQQTEFSPEVLADVMTSVDGEELTFKNILDKYKGKTVVIDVWASWCPDCIKGMPKVQALQQQFPKAVFVFLSYDKTDESWKKGIEKYRVVGEHYHIGPNMKKGAFSEGIKLDWIPRYMVVDKTGKIALFKAIEADDAKLIETLKKLK